The sequence agatttctgatagcacggatttgaagtataatctgttccttcggGGCCTTAATCCATATATCCATGATCGAGTTGTTgtgggagatgacatgacttatgagggactagtgagtcgatgtcaccaggACAAGGACAGTATCCGTCGTAACAGGTCCTTCTTTTTTTCTAGACCCGTGAGTTCTTTGGTTCCTCGTGctcagtcattcaagaagtttGGTTCTAATTCTTCTTCCTCAGGATCCGGAGATGTGATGCGTTTTGGCAGGAAGAATCAGGGTCCTTGCAGACATTGTGGAGGGAATCATCCTGCCAACAGGTGCCGGAAGATTTCATGGGCATGTTTCCGATACAGAGAGATTTGACCACCTAAAtaaggattgtccacagtccgAGGGAGCTGGTTCTGGCTCAGGTTCAGGTTCTCAGGCTTCAGTGCATCAGAGACCTAAGGGACAGTTGACAGGGGGTTCTAATCTGAAACCTCGTGCTTCCATTCAAGTGTTTGTCTTGAAACATGATCAGAcagtggatgagaatgagaacgATATAGCAGGTACGTTCCTGTTATTTGATATACCATCTTTTGCACTCATTGACtttggtgcatctcattctttcagttttgcatgttttgttaagaagtataagttgtcATGCATCTTACTAGACACAATGGTtgttgtttctactccgacgggtcagtctACGACGGCTAAGAGTTTAGTgttgggttgccctttagagtttgaaggtaaTGTTTTGATAGTgaatctcatgatattagcaatggaggattttgattgcattttgggaatcGATGTGTTGAACACGTACCGAGATTCAGTGGGTTGTTACCAGAGATTGGTAAGATTTCATCTGGTTGGTGATGATAGCTGGttcttctatggtgagggagcgcgataTCAAATGCCTTTGATATTCACTTTTAAAGTTTGTCGAGCTTTGGAGTCTGGCGCGCAAGGCTACTGCAGTTGATACATTCGCTAAAAATGTTGGTATTGAGAATATTccagttgtgaatgaattcccagatgtttttTCATATGAGATTccatggtttccttcagtgcaTGAAGTTAAGTTTGACATAGATTTGATGCCAAGGACTTCTCCTattttctcgagcaccgtatcatctagCTCTGtaagagatgcgtgagttgaaatATCAGATTCAGGATCTGTCGGACAAGGGTTATATTCgtcccagtgtttctccttagGGAGCGTCTAttttttttgtgaagaagaaggatgggtctatgcgcctgtgcattgactatcgataGTTGAACAGGgtaacaataaaaaataaatatcctttgcctcgaatagatgatctgtttgatcagttgtaGGGTACTTTGGTTTATTCGAAGATTAATTTGAGGTCTCGATACCATTAGATGCGAGTCCGAGATCAAGATATAGCCAAGACAGCATTCAGGaccaggtatgggcattatgagttcccagtgatgccatttgggttgactaatgcaccaGATATATTCATGGAATTGATGAATCGTGTATTTCGAGAatttttggacaagtttttcaaagatgatatcttggtgtattcacatgATGTGAATGAACACGCGTACCATCTGAGGCTTGTGTTGCAAACTCTAAGGAATAGACAGTTGTACGCtaagttgagtaagtgtgagttctggctagatcgggtggtatttcttggccacattatattCAGGGATAGAGTTTCTGTGGATCTGAGCAAGATTGGGGCTGTAATGAACTGGTCGCATCCGATAACGGTAGctaagatccgtagttttttgggccTAGGatgatattatcgtcgctttatcgcGAATTTCTCGCAGCTGTCTCGACCTCTGACACAACTTACTCGGAAGGGCGTAAATTTTGAATGGTCTTCAGAATTTGAAGATAATTTCTCTGAGCTTCGTAGAAGGTTGACTTCTGCACCTGTGTTGGATTTACCGTCtagatctggagggtatgtagtgtacacagatgcttctcttcagggactgGGATGTGTC comes from Henckelia pumila isolate YLH828 chromosome 4, ASM3356847v2, whole genome shotgun sequence and encodes:
- the LOC140862645 gene encoding uncharacterized protein, with product MAGHGDESSHDSVGRRWSDQDDRGHRGGLHHHRHDDHRSFSMNRFMQMGLQPLVGGDSPEDAGNWLRRMEVCFREFRCTEVQQVDTLDFLVEGRAWKWWYSASAPFISAPGVATWDKFRTTFHKLYFPPALRQAKASELLRRIRVLADIVEGIILPTGAGRFHGHVSDTERFDHLNKDCPQSEGAGSGSGSGSQASVHQRPKGQLTGGSNLKPRASIQVFVLKHDQTVDENENDIADTMVVVSTPTGQSTTAKSLVLGCPLEFEGNVLIVNLMILAMEDFDCILGIDVLNTYRDSVGCYQRLFVELWSLARKATAVDTFAKNVGIENIPVVNEFPDVFSYEIPWFPSVHEVKFDIDLMPRTSPIFSSTVSSSSVRDA